TGGTAGGGAAAGTCTACAAAGGTTCCAAAATGGAAGCCGTACGTTGGCTGCCTTCTGGACGCCCAATCCTTTTTGTTGAATACCTACTCCCAAGTACTGGCTGTACTTGATGGAGTATCGGTTGGCTCTTTAAAATGGTCACTGCAATAACCTGCACTGTTCTTCACCTCTACAGGCTGCATTGAATATACTAAAGTTGCTCTCGGAGTTGGACCAGCAGTTAAATGAAAGGACAGGGAATGGATCCGTCTCTCGGTAAGCTGTGACAAAGACTGTCTCTCCACATACGTATAGCTGCATTTACAATACGCCTTTCATTCCACTAACAATTGTAGTGAGTAATCAGAACATAAATGCCTCATTTAAAAACTTCAATCAGTGGGAAATGGCTTGTTGTGAAGATGTTTGTCACTTGTGCTCTCCACTAATTTTCCAAGTGCTGCCCGTTTCCTAGGGAacattttctgaacataaaAGGAAGGCTGGGCTTTTGCTTCAATTTTCAAGTTTGAGACTGATTAACTGTTAACAGTGACACTATGTGTGACTTGTTTTCCACAGGTGTGGCAAGCAGGAAATGGACGGTGACTTGCACCTCAAACAGGCTAACTCAAGCACATTGACACAGACCCTGGATGGCACTGTTTAGATCAGGTTTGGTTGTCTGTGAAAGCACTAGAGAAAACTCCAACACTGTGTTCATAGTTTGAGAAGGCTACAGGTTGCTCCGGGCACTGTAGGCTCTAAACCATCACTGTTCGTGTTCATTGTTCCAAAATGTTTACAGTTAAACAAGATTGATAGGAAAACAGAGCTTCTTCCCCTTGATGTTGTTTAATTGTAGACACTATTTATTTTGTAGCTTGGTAGAAGTAGCTGCATCCTAGGCAATGAGTTGGGAATTTACCtgatggtggtggggggggagagCGATTAACTGtgaattctgttttgttttgcctataacttgtttcctctctgtgaGCTCTTcttattcttgtttttaagtCTTTTATGTTTTATCCCCTGCTGAGGCGGTTCATTAAACAGGTTTGGAGGCCATCTTTTCATCTAGGGTGCAGCTGACGAACCGCAGATGATTTTCCTAGAGTGCTTTATATCAACAACCACAAGTGAAGTGTTATTGACATTACCATGTAGGGCTGGGAAAAACTTGTGACTAAATGTAGCGTGTGATGTAATGTGACGTCTCTGCTGTGTGTTGCAGGGACATTTCCCTGTTGCGTCAGTTTCCCCTGATACTCCCTTTTCCTCCCTTGTGTCAacctcccatctctctctctccactcccCGTGGTAATTAAAGTTACGTGCTTACATGCACCAAACAAAGCCCAAAGCttattttgtccttttctttatCTGCTAATGGCAGATAATATAACTTTAAAGTTTAGGTAATCTAGGGATGTGCCACAAttgaatatcattttttttttacttttgagtgGTATCGTATCTTGATGATGATATAATCCTATTGTGTGAACATTTTATAGCTTTCTGTTTTCCAAATTAAGTAAACACATAAGTAAAACCTAACAAGAGGAGCTTATAGTTATCCTTCAGAactaaatgtgctgtatttatatagcgctttttcTAGTCtgaacgactactcaaagcatcTGTTTACAGTGCTACCaacaagttcttaaaaaaagaattcagtcaataataataataataataaaagaaaaagtcagttATAGCTCCTTTAAAAAGCAGCACTGGATTACATGCATGCATCCTCCTATGCGTCCCTTGTGCTTAGGTAGGCTGTTTGAATCCAGCCCTAGAATAGCATACTCCAAAAATGAAACTAGAATGTAAATTAATTTGATGGATGTTGCCAAATGAGTGCTGACTCTATATagtataaaaaatgtgttatgttgCTCAGCCATCCGTCTCAGGGTCCAATGCAAGCCTTTTGTGTTGTTCACACTAAATCAATTCTGATGGTGAGTCTGCTTATAAAATTTAATTCAGTCTTCTATTTAAGAAAAAGATTTGAAGACaaaaagcatacatttttatcaGAATGTATCTTCTATAAACAGGTATGTCATAATGATGGAGTATTTAgtgatttgttttaatataaagCTACAATCAAGCAAATtgtacatctttatttttatgcaaAGGTTTGCTGTATTCCATATTAATTTTAGTGGCCAAACATGAGCTCATTCAGGAATATTTTGACTTACGACATGCATGCATTGATTGATACATGCATTATTCTCAAGATACAGGGAGAAAGTGCGGTAGCTCCAGAATTGGCCACTgagaagtgaaaaagaaatatatttttaaagagcaTGTTTCTGAAAGAATTCATGGTAATTAGTTTTTCAATCCTATTTTACCTCAAAACTGGTTGGTAATATCCTTCTAACTGCTGGCATCATTACATTGTTGCCTTTATCAGCCTCTTTTTGCTTCATGTCTTGTGAAGATTACAGGAAAACAAGCACAAGAGTGTGTTTAGAGTAGtggtttgtaattttattttaggttAACATATTACAGCACAACATTCTGGtatattattaatttacagATATTAAAGACACTCCTATTCCCCTTTTGGCCAGTCTAGCATTCAGTTACTTAAAAAGTTTGAATGGACTTTAAACTCTGTGtgaacattatttaaatgttttcagggGTTCTGATGACCACTTGGCTGAGTCGTCATCTATTGAACACTTTTGACTGATCAGTCTAAAGATAACAGCCCCCTCTGACTGGCCTTTGCATTACATCCGAGCATCTGTCTGTTATTGAATCCTGGCTGTGTAGCTGTACAGTTTGGCTCACTGCTGTCCAAACAAGCAGaaggatttattatttttttttttttgcaaagaacaTTTGATATAAATGTTAAGACTCCCAAAAGCTGTCTTATCTCTACTTAGGTACGGTTATGCAACCGTAACGGAGGTAGTaaacatttgtttctttctggTGTTGATGAAGGGGTACATGCACTTGGCAGACCCCGTGAAACAATACGTAACCACATTGGATTCACATGGCAACAAtcttaaaacaaacataaatagCGTATCAGCTGCCAAGCAATGGGAGTGCACAAAACAACATAGTCTCTGGTTAATATGAAGGTGTATCTTTGTACTTATGCTCTGTAGAGAAAAGGCTGTTATGTAAGGCAAGGGATGCACACCAAAGGTTGGTCTGTCAGGATGGCATTCATGGCCTGCTCAACACAGTACCGGGGCTCCAGAGTTCCACTCCTCCCTATTAGTGGCACCAAAGGACAAACAGGCTGTCACTTATGAGTTGCTGCAGCATTTTGACAGCAAACTCATACATAAGCAGCCAGAATGCCAAACAAACATACCCATATTTTGCTGTACAGTAGTAGAAAGGGATTCCGTTTAGCATATTAACAGATAATAATCAACAACAATCAGAACCATTACCGCAAGAAACCCTTTCTGAGAAAATACATTACAGACAATACTGGAGTTGGAATGCAGCTTTTTTAAAGCAAAGGACAGAATGATGAATATTTGATGTGTATCGTTGTTGGTTGGGTCTAAATCCCTCCATCCAGATTCTAGTAAGTGAAGTGGATGGGCCTGAATTAAGCTACATATGTGATTATTCTGTTGACATGCCGTGTCTTGCAGCCTTCAAACATGCCTGTGTCCACGATATAGGGGCACACAAGAGTAGTCTTCACTCTTCAAACTCCTCAGTCAGCAGCTCATGGGCCAGAGACTCGGAGAAGCCAACTGCAGCAAACTTACTGGCACAATAATCCTGTCTcaaacaaaaaatcaaaaccTGTTCCCTGTCCATGTAGTATtgaatatttacacaattatttatgacttttcagACCTAAAAAAACAACGTGATTTTTGTTATAtgtatttgaatatttcacTTAAATTGCTAACAGAGAAGTGTGTGAAAGACTGCAGTAAAGCTGTTTTATCTTAGTGTTCCTGGGATGTTTCTCCCTCCCTGGGTCACCTCGACACTGTCCTGAAGAGACCAAGGAAGCTGACGATGGGGACAATGTGTCCATAATTCTGGGCCTTCATCTGAGGGAGGAAGGCCTTCACggtctgagacacacacacagacagacacacacacacagacacagtttgatTGCAGCAAGTATTATGAGACGACAACCCAAGCACGGTTCAAATGACTTATACTGACTTAAATGTTCCTCAGTGTGGAGGAAGATGATGTTTTGCACCACCTCTGCTCCATGCTTGGTGAATTCCTAAGCAAAGAGTCGACCCAGGCCGCCAGCTGATCCGGTGATCAGCACCAGCTCGCCATCAATTGGCTTAGTGCGCGGGCACGGGACAATCCGCACTGAGTTGTGCGGGATGAAGTAAATCCCATCCAGCAGCATCCTCTGGAGGTCcattattaaaatcatttttgatCTACTGCTGATGGTATTGATTGTGGGAACTTAAGGATTTGACATCACACCTGTTACCTGTGAAGGTGTGTTTCCTACGGCCTGACTAAACAATCTAACAATATTGAATCTAACAATCCTGTTAGATTGTGTGAGTAAAACGTATGCAGACAGCCAAGCTGGTGTTTGTATCATTCTGTCACCCTCAGCCTCCATAGTGGTTTATTTAAACAATCCTCCCGGATTAGAGGAAATGCTTACCTCCTAATAAAGTCACTTTTGTTTCAAGCTGTAAATGGATGCATTTTCGCCAATACTGAAAAAAGTTACCTGCCACATGGTATTAGAATGAGTTAAGGAGTCTTGAAGTTTCAAGGTCTTTGTAGGAAATTATTCATTGTTCACAGCTTGCACTTATTTTACATGTGAAACTCAAGTTAGGCTACCTCTAAATACTATCCTtacatgtaaatatacagtagatgtaaACTTACAATACTTAAACTTGAGCCTGTGGTGTTTTGAGCAGTATAATCCTTCAACTCCCCCCAGCAGCTTTCTGCCCCTGGATCTTCTCCCTTGACACACAAAGCAGAAGGCTACTGGGAATCGTAGTTGGAGTGGAGGCCTGCACTGTCCTGTTGTTCTTTTGCATGAATAACCTCAACCATGAGAGTTTCATTAATCCACTCTTTTCACATGTTGAGGCACACGTGGGCCTGGGAAGCTGGCTGCCTCACCaacagatgagagagagagagagagagaggccatgAGAGACGTTTTGTGGTTTTGCAAGTGAAGGTGGATTTTTGTATGGCCTTTGCAGAAGAATTTAAAATGCCTTGCATATCCCAGTTACGGGACTATATCTTactttttgttctgtttctgcCACTCAACACCAGTAATTAGGTGTTGAGTGGCTCAATATCTTTCATGATGCATTGGTAAGATCAGGAAATCAATGCATTTTGTGAGGTAGCAAAGCAACCTTTTAACACTGTGAAAATAGATGTGTGTTGTGATTGCCTATTGGTCTAATATATCAAATCTAATGTTTGGCAAATGGATCTTACACATGCAcattaactttgtgtgtgtgggccaaCTGTCTGTCTCAGTCTAACACTTTACTTACAGTGgtgaactgttcctttaagagACACAGAGTTGACACATGAATAACTTCCAACTCACCGACCAGAGCTTCAACTCCTGATGGTCGCATTGCACAGATGATCCCTAAACGTGTTGAGGTGCACGTTGTGATGGCAGTCAGGAGGAGCAGCTCTGTCACTCTGGTTTGTCTCGGTGTGTATTTGTTCCTCATCGGTCCGTGTCAGTCTGGCTGTCGGGAAACAGGTCTGTGTTGCACCGGCCGGGACCCGTCATGCATCAGCAAAGGATGGAGGTCTGACCGGTCCTATGGCACCTGCTACTGCGACCAAGCCTGTGTATCCACCCTTGACTGCTGCCACGATTATGAGACAGCCTGCCCAGGTAGGTTGCGTGATGATATGAAGTTTGTTTAAAACTCACTTATTTGCTCAAGAGTTTTCAATAAAATACATGGGCTAtatcaggaaaaaaacataaataaacaaaaatagaaCTAATACAATTACTTTAACAAAATCTTATCATTATGACTTTGTATTTAAATCCACATTTGTTATGCTATGGAACACTGGGTGGCTTTTCAAGATGTTTATAGTGAGACTATCCTATTATCAGGAGGCCTACAGTGTCACTGAAATGTTCGCATGTGTTAATAATGATTGGCATCTTGATCTGTAGACATTTGACAACTACAAAAGGAATTTCTATGATtctggtttagtttttttccctcagCTGCATGTACTCATGTCTCTTCTCCGTCAGCGCTGTCCTGTGTGGTGAGCGAGTGGACAGAGTGGTCAGGCTGTGCCGAGCCCTGCAGGGCCACAGTCCGCAGGCGGAGCCGCAAGATCCTGCAGGAGCCGCTCAATGCAGGTAAACCCTGTCCCCATCTAGAGGAGCACGCCGGCTGTGCAGAGTACTGGTCTCAGCAAGGGAACTGCCACAACCCACTTGGTGAGGAAAATGTACCTGGATCTTTCCACACATCTGTGTTATCGTCCCTTTACTCTCTGACATTTGGTGGAATTACTTTATGCGGTTATCTTATCCACCTAAAGTGTTAATTTGTGACTAGGTAAgttatcaaatgaaaaatatggCTGGCTAAAATGGCCACTTAGTAAACACGGTTGTTCTAGTTGGATAAGGCCAGATCTCATCTTAAGTTAAGGACTGCTATTGTTAACTGAGCTGtaatagactgtaaaaatgaaataatactGACAACTACATTACAATATCCTTTCACACACCCACATCGGATTAACTGATCAGAAGAAAGATAATTACACGGGATTGTTTAAAATTACCGCCTTGTTGTCATTTTAGATGTCAACAGTATTAAATTTAGACTTGAAGAGTGTATAAGTTGTGATAGTCATGTGCAGTCTTTAATTAACATGTATATCAGCACATGAGAGAAGCTGTTTCACATGctcatttttaaattgaaggTATTGTAATATATGGTCACTTGTAATGTTCTCACCATGCTCCCTCTGCAGTCCCAGCACTGATTATTGCAGGTGGCTATGGCAACGCCAGGAAGAAACGAGAGATCGCAGACAGCAGCGACATTATAGGGTAACACGTTCAGAGAGGcggtttatatactgtatgttcctaTGTATCTTCAATATGTTTGTAGTCTGagtttggtttgtgtgtttgtgtgtttgtgtgttttgtgtgtgtgtgtgtgtgtgtgtgtgtgtgtgtgagaaatagGTATTGTGTCCAATTTCAGTTGACCTCTCTGACAAAAGGGTGCCAGCAGAGTTCCAGCCCTCACACCCAGTGGATGCAGCACCTGAGGGAGGGGCATCGTGTGTGTGTCGAGTGCCAGCCGCCTGCTCTCGCTGTTGGACAGACACACTGtgctggagatggagaggaaaacGCAGAAAGCAGGTAAGAATGGAAGGAACGTAGAGTTTGCTTTGTAAGATTGTACGAATGTTTCTTACATCACAACTTGCACTTTGTCAtcataataaaaaggaaaaaagaagaagttatgTTTAACAAGTTTTTTGATTCTTTGAATTTAGAAATCCTCACAAATTTAAGCTTGTGTTGTTCTGAACACGTTAATGACCACAAAAGAAAGAtaaggtgtttgtttttcaagccCAGCTTAGACTTTATTCAACCATGAAATTAGCTTGAAGTTAATTTACTCATATGTTAAGAAACTCAGTGTTGCACATAACTTCCCTAATAAAGGTGACCTTTCCCCCTCATCATATGGCAGAGTAAAGTATTCTGTTATTAGCAGCCAGAAAAAGTATAACACATGAATAAATTAGAAAGTGAATGTGGCTGTTATTACTCGTAGTTAAAATCACATCACTTGTCCTTCTGGTCTCAAAACATCTTGCCAACGGACTACAGTTGAGAAATGGCCAGTTGGCcaacactggcgcatttacagatATATtgatcaatgtgcattgtccttataaataaaaaaaatgaattaaaggaAAGGATTAATAATAGGTAATCATTTTTAGATAGAAAAGTGAGTTATATAATATCACAAATATGTGTTTAaagatgtatttgtttatttggtgCAATCTGCACAGGAAATGTGTGATCATATTGTATTCTGGGCATAAACTAATACTAAATCACACGCTGTTGTCAAATCCATCCCTTGGACCGGAAaattctctttttgtttgttcatggaACAGCACTTAACCATTATGAATACACATATTTACCTTCTTGCCaagagtaagatgagaagaaCGATACCACTCAAACgtctgtactgtaaatatgtagCCGGAGCCTTTAATAATATACTAAATTATAGTACAGAATAAGGAGAATTTTAACTAGCCCTCTCACCATGAAATGAATGCCTAAAAAAACCATAAGACAAATATTGGTATTTTCTGCAAATGCTTTGTTAAGTAAAAAGGATTACATTCCAGATACATTGTCCAGATTCAATCATTCTAAAAACCTCCATGGAAttgacaatgttgtttttgacagCTGTCCATTTGCATCACTTAAAGAGAGCCTGTGGCGTTTtcttggaaaacaaacaaaagttatgtTTAGTATTCCTCACCGAAAcgcattgtgtgtatttgaggtCTAACAAAAGGGATGAATACATTTCTTTCCTAATAAAAACACCTGCAAAGATGAATTGTTTACATCCACGTTGACTAGCActaagtcttttcttttcggTCTTTGTCGGCGCATTGCTGCATATCTTGGAGCATTTCTGCCACCAGTAGATTGGTGTGACACCATTGGCACGAATGTGTTCACCCATGTGCACGTCCTCGTGTGTACATGAGACAAACAAAATGAGGACCCACTCATAAAAACTTGCTCCATGGCGCTACTagaggtataaaaaaaaaacacaccacaaaTAATTTCCAAAACACATTCATCCTACCTTTAACCCTAACCTTATCCATAGGTCAAACATTGTCACACTGCAATGACAGAAGATCCTGGCCATGGCATCTGCAAAACTCTAGCATGCATAAGTCTGTTCTACCTGTTTGCTTCTGTGTCTGTATTTTGAGAGGTGTAGTGGTGGATAAAGTACTG
The Etheostoma cragini isolate CJK2018 chromosome 4, CSU_Ecrag_1.0, whole genome shotgun sequence genome window above contains:
- the LOC117943426 gene encoding LOW QUALITY PROTEIN: retinol dehydrogenase 10-B (The sequence of the model RefSeq protein was modified relative to this genomic sequence to represent the inferred CDS: inserted 1 base in 1 codon; substituted 2 bases at 2 genomic stop codons) — translated: MILIMDLQRMLLDGIYFIPHNSVRIVPCPRTKPIDGELVLITGSAGGLGRLFAXEFTKHGAEVVQNIIFLHTEEHLNNTCCNQTVSVCVCLSVCVSQTVKAFLPQMKAQNYGHIVPIVSFLGLFRTVSRQDYCASKFAAVGFSESLAHELLTEEFEXVKTTLVCPYIVDTGMFEGCKTRHPVCPLVPLIGRSGTLEPRYCVEQAMNAILTDQPLVCIPCLTXQPFLYRALLPCESNVVTYCFTGSAKCMYPFINTRKKQMFTTSVTVA
- the si:dkey-7k24.5 gene encoding somatomedin-B and thrombospondin type-1 domain-containing protein; this translates as MIPKRVEVHVVMAVRRSSSVTLVCLGVYLFLIGPCQSGCRETGLCCTGRDPSCISKGWRSDRSYGTCYCDQACVSTLDCCHDYETACPALSCVVSEWTEWSGCAEPCRATVRRRSRKILQEPLNAGKPCPHLEEHAGCAEYWSQQGNCHNPLVPALIIAGGYGNARKKREIADSSDIIGYCVQFQLTSLTKGCQQSSSPHTQWMQHLREGHRVCVECQPPALAVGQTHCAGDGEENAESRSQTLQWQAVGNPRCRGVWRRVGRLEACSCPTAHSFLFI